The Pseudomonas nunensis genome includes the window CATCTGGGCATAACCGAGGGAGTCGAGGTTAGCCAGCATGGCGGCGGACAGCGGCAAAGTATTAAAAGCGGTGGCGATGGTGGTCACGGGACTGGCCTGCAAAACAAAATGTCGCGCAGTGTATCAGGCCTGCGTGTTGCACCTGCAAATTCTGGACGAGAAGCATGTAGCAGCCCCCGAGGGCGGTCCCGCAGACGCGCAACTCCGCCTCGTATTTGTAGCAGCTGCCGAGGCACGAGGCCGCGTCGGGCTGCGAAGCAGCCCCAAGTGCGGTCCCGCAAGCGCGCAACGCAGCCTCGTTTTTGTAGCAGCTGCCGAGGTACGAGGCTGCGTTGGGCTGCGAAGCGGCCCCCGAGGGCGGTCCTTCGGACGCGCAACGCAGCCTCGTATTTGTAGCAGCTGCCGAGGCACGAGGCTGCGTCGGGCTGCGAAGCGGCCCCCGAGGGCGGTCCTTCGGACGCGCAACGCAGCCTCGTGCCTCGACAGCTGCTACATCAGTGTTCTATGTCGTGTTCGCGACTGACCACCCGTCGACCATCATTTGGTGAAAGCTGGGAGAAGATCGTCGCGGCCAGCATCGCCATGATTCCGACCGTTACGAACGTCAGTTGGAACGCGCCCAGCACCGTTTCCACACCATCGTTGCCGATTTCCGCCGTAAACCCGCCGAGCAGCGCACCGGCGCACGCTACGCCGAGGCTCAAGGACAATTGCGCCACCACCGACAGCAAACTGTTGCCGCTGCTGGCACTGGCGTCGTCGAGGTCGATCAGGGTCACGGTGTTCATCGCGGTGAATTGCAAGGAGTTGATCGCGCCGGCAATCGCCAGCATCACCAGCAGCAGCCAGTACGGCGTCTGCTCGCTGACCAGGCCCATGGCCGCCAGCATGACGCCCAGCGCCAGGGTGTTGCCGGTCAGCACGATGCGGTAACCCAGGCGTTCGATCAGCGGCCGCGCCACGGACTTGGCGAACATCGCCGCTGCAGCCAGCGGCAACATGCTCATCCCGGCCTGGGACGGCGAATAACCCAATGCCACTTGCAGCAACAACGGCACAAGGAACGGTAGGGCGCCGCTGCCCAGGCGGGCGAACAGATTGCCGAGGATACCGACGGCGAACGTCCGGGTCTTGAACAACGACGGCGCGAACAGCGGATTGTCGATCCTCCCGGCCCGCAGCCAATACGCCGCCAGGCACGCCAAACCGCCGAACAGCAGCAACATGACGCGAAGGTGCGGCAGGTGCAGTTCGCCGAGGCCTTCCATGGCGATGGTGATCAGCACCATCGCCGCGCCGAACAGCAAGAAGCCCCAGCTATCGAACCGCGTACGCTCGCTGCCGCGCAGGTCGGGGATGAATTTCCACACGGCGTAGCAACCGATCACGCCGACCGGCAGGTTGATCAAAAAGATCCAGTGCCACGACA containing:
- the mdtD gene encoding multidrug transporter subunit MdtD, whose translation is MPNRPPLDPVTARWLPWVVAIAFFMQSLDGTILNTALPAMAQDLAENPLRMQGVIIAYMLTVALLIPASGWIADRFGTKKIFFGAILLFSIGSLLCALSSTLTMLIGARIIQGLGGALMLPVGRLVVLRAYPRSELVRIMGFITIPGLLGPLLGPTTGGWMVQYLSWHWIFLINLPVGVIGCYAVWKFIPDLRGSERTRFDSWGFLLFGAAMVLITIAMEGLGELHLPHLRVMLLLFGGLACLAAYWLRAGRIDNPLFAPSLFKTRTFAVGILGNLFARLGSGALPFLVPLLLQVALGYSPSQAGMSMLPLAAAAMFAKSVARPLIERLGYRIVLTGNTLALGVMLAAMGLVSEQTPYWLLLVMLAIAGAINSLQFTAMNTVTLIDLDDASASSGNSLLSVVAQLSLSLGVACAGALLGGFTAEIGNDGVETVLGAFQLTFVTVGIMAMLAATIFSQLSPNDGRRVVSREHDIEH